A stretch of the Onychomys torridus chromosome 23, mOncTor1.1, whole genome shotgun sequence genome encodes the following:
- the Gpbar1 gene encoding G-protein coupled bile acid receptor 1, with amino-acid sequence MMPPNNTGEVASSIPTGALGLSLTLASLIVIANLLLALGIALDRHLRSPPAGCFFLSLLLAGLLTGLALPMLPGLWSRSHRGYWPCLLLHMAPNFSFLSLLANLLLVHGERYVAVLQPLRPHGSTRLALLLTWVSPLLFASLPALGWNHWSPGANCSSQAVFPAPYLYLEVYGLLLPAVGAATLLSVRVLVTAHRQLKDICRLERAVCRDAPSTLARALTWRQARAQAGATLLFLLCWGPYVATLLLSVLAYERRPPLGPGTLLSLISLGSASAAAVPVAMGLGDQRYTAPWRAAAQRWLRVLRGRAKRDSPGPSTAHHTSSQSSMDRDLN; translated from the coding sequence ATGATGCCACCCAACAACACTGGGGAGGTGGCCAGCTCCATTCCCACGGGGGCACTGGGGCTTTCCCTGACCCTGGCAAGCCTCATCGTCATCGCCAACCTGCTCCTGGCCCTAGGCATCGCCCTGGACCGCCACCTTCGAAGCCCACCTGCCGGCTGCTTCTTCCTAAGCCTGCTATTGGCCGGGCTACTCACAGGGCTGGCACTACCCATGCTTCCCGGGCTGTGGAGCAGGAGCCACCGGGGCTACTGGCCCTGCCTCCTTCTCCACATGGCCCCCAACTTCTCTTTCCTGTCCCTGCTCGCCAATCTGCTGCTAGTGCATGGGGAGCGTTATGTGGCTGTGTTGCAGCCACTGCGGCCCCACGGAAGTACGCGGCTAGCCCTGCTCCTCACCTGGGTCAGCCCCCTGCTCTTTGCCAGCCTGCCCGCTCTGGGCTGGAACCACTGGAGTCCTGGTGCCAACTGCAGCTCCcaagctgtcttcccagccccctACCTCTACCTCGAAGTCTATGGGCTCCTGCTGCCTGCTGTGGGGGCTGCTACCCTTCTCTCTGTCAGAGTGTTAGTCACTGCCCACCGCCAGCTGAAAGATATCTGCCGCCTGGAGCGGGCAGTGTGCCGTGATGCACCCTCAACCCTGGCCAGGGCTCTCACCTGGAGGCAGGCTAGGGCACAGGCAGGAGCCACGCTGCTCTTTTTGCTGTGCTGGGGTCCCTATGTGGCCACACTCCTCCTGTCGGTGTTGGCCTACGAGCGGCGTCCACCACTCGGGCCTGGAACTCTGTTATCTCTCATCTCACTGGGCAGCGCCAGTGCCGCAGCTGTGCCCGTGGCCATGGGTCTGGGCGATCAGCGCTACACAGCCCCATGGAGGGCAGCTGCCCAAAGATGGCTGCGAGTTCTTCGAGGAAGAGCCAAGAGGGACAGTCCAGGCCCCAGCACTGCCCACCACACCAGCAGCCAAAGCAGCATGGACCGAGACTTGAATTAG